Proteins encoded together in one Candidatus Bipolaricaulota bacterium window:
- a CDS encoding AAA family ATPase: MRFDKLTEGAQELFHEAQDLLTRYKHNQLDVEHIFYVLATKEGIGRDILQEMGVNLAGLAKDLDLLLRDKPTVSGPVGTQIYITPRLDTVVNGAQMEAERLKDEFIGVDHILLSIARTVDPTLKRVLDRHGITPEAVYAALRNVRGEQRVTDRTPEDRYQVLKKYSTNLTEMAKRGELDPVIGREDEIRRVEQILSRRRKNNPVLIGEPGVGKTAIVEGLAQKIVAGDVPDNLKDREIIALDIAAMVAGSKFRGEFEDRLKAVIKEIEASAGKTIVFIDEIHTIVGAGAAEGAIDASNMLKEPLARGKLQLIGATTLDEYREHIEKDKALERRLQRVFVPEPSIEETIEILKGLRERLEQHHRVKITDAAIEAAAKLSERYISDRFLPDKAIDLIDEAASRIRVDKSGDTVTEGHIAAVVSQWTGIPAERMLAEERERLAKMEELLHTRVIDQEEGVKAIAEAVRHSRAGLSDPRRPIGTFLFLGPTGVGKTELAKALAEFLFGSDSALLRIDMSEYMERHAVARLIGSPPGYVGYEEGGQLTEAVRRRPYQVILFDEVEKAHPQVMNLLLQLLDEGRLTDGHGRTVDFRHTIIIMTSNVGSEHFTEGASEEQIRDKIHEELRRTFRPEFLNRIDEIIIFHQLSEEAIKQIVDLKVRALNERLTEQGITLTLTDEAKKVIAKKGYDPHYGARPLERALKRLVENPLAMKIVNGEIKEGDRVVVDAAAMSDALVIRKQNGE, from the coding sequence ATTCGATTCGATAAATTGACCGAGGGGGCGCAGGAGCTGTTCCACGAGGCGCAGGACCTCCTGACGCGCTACAAGCACAACCAGCTCGACGTGGAGCACATTTTTTATGTGCTGGCGACGAAGGAGGGGATCGGTCGCGACATCCTGCAGGAGATGGGGGTGAACCTGGCCGGACTGGCCAAGGACCTTGATCTCCTGTTGCGTGATAAGCCGACGGTCTCCGGGCCGGTGGGAACCCAGATCTACATCACCCCGCGCCTGGACACGGTGGTGAACGGAGCCCAGATGGAGGCCGAGCGGCTGAAGGACGAGTTCATCGGGGTCGATCACATCCTTCTTTCCATCGCCCGCACCGTCGATCCGACCCTGAAGCGGGTCCTCGACCGTCACGGGATCACCCCGGAGGCGGTGTACGCCGCGCTGCGCAACGTGCGCGGCGAGCAGCGGGTGACCGACCGCACCCCGGAGGACCGCTATCAGGTGCTGAAGAAGTACTCGACCAACCTGACCGAGATGGCAAAAAGGGGCGAGCTCGACCCGGTGATCGGCCGTGAGGACGAGATCCGTCGGGTGGAGCAGATCCTCTCCCGCCGCCGCAAGAACAACCCGGTCCTGATCGGAGAGCCGGGGGTGGGGAAGACCGCGATCGTGGAGGGGCTCGCTCAGAAGATCGTCGCCGGGGACGTCCCGGACAACCTGAAGGATCGGGAGATCATCGCACTCGACATCGCGGCGATGGTCGCCGGGTCCAAGTTCCGCGGTGAGTTCGAGGACCGGCTGAAGGCGGTGATCAAGGAGATCGAGGCCTCGGCCGGAAAGACGATCGTGTTCATCGACGAGATCCACACCATCGTCGGCGCCGGGGCGGCGGAAGGGGCGATCGATGCCTCCAACATGCTCAAGGAACCGCTCGCCCGCGGGAAGCTCCAGCTGATCGGAGCGACGACCCTCGACGAGTACCGCGAGCACATCGAGAAGGACAAGGCGCTCGAGCGCAGGCTCCAGCGCGTGTTCGTCCCCGAGCCGTCGATCGAGGAGACGATCGAGATCCTGAAGGGGCTGCGCGAGCGGCTCGAGCAGCACCACCGGGTGAAGATCACCGACGCCGCGATCGAGGCGGCGGCGAAGCTGTCCGAGCGCTACATCTCCGACCGGTTCCTCCCGGACAAGGCGATCGACCTGATCGACGAGGCGGCGAGCCGGATTCGGGTCGACAAGTCGGGCGACACCGTGACCGAGGGGCACATCGCCGCGGTCGTCTCCCAGTGGACCGGGATTCCGGCAGAGCGGATGCTCGCAGAGGAGCGGGAGCGGTTAGCAAAGATGGAGGAGCTCCTCCACACCCGGGTGATCGACCAGGAGGAGGGAGTCAAGGCGATCGCCGAGGCGGTGCGCCACTCCCGCGCCGGGCTCTCCGACCCGCGCCGCCCGATCGGTACATTCCTGTTCCTCGGACCGACCGGGGTGGGGAAGACCGAGCTCGCCAAGGCGCTCGCCGAGTTCCTGTTCGGAAGCGATTCTGCGCTTCTTAGGATCGACATGTCCGAGTACATGGAGCGCCACGCCGTGGCGCGGCTGATCGGCTCCCCGCCGGGATACGTCGGCTACGAGGAAGGGGGCCAGCTCACCGAGGCGGTCAGGCGGCGGCCGTACCAGGTGATCCTGTTCGACGAGGTGGAGAAGGCGCACCCGCAGGTGATGAACCTGCTCCTGCAACTGCTGGATGAGGGGCGGCTCACCGACGGGCACGGGCGCACGGTCGACTTCCGCCACACGATCATCATCATGACCTCGAACGTGGGAAGCGAGCACTTCACCGAGGGTGCAAGCGAAGAGCAGATTAGGGACAAGATCCACGAGGAGCTGCGCCGCACGTTCCGGCCGGAGTTCCTCAACCGGATCGACGAGATCATCATCTTCCACCAGCTCTCCGAGGAGGCGATCAAGCAGATCGTCGACCTCAAGGTGCGGGCGCTGAACGAACGGCTCACCGAGCAGGGGATCACCCTCACCCTCACCGATGAGGCGAAGAAGGTGATTGCCAAGAAGGGGTACGACCCGCACTACGGCGCGCGGCCGCTCGAGCGGGCGTTGAAGCGCCTGGTGGAGAACCCGCTTGCAATGAAGATCGTAAACGGCGAGATCAAGGAGGGCGACCGCGTCGTGGTCGACGCCGCGGCGATGTCCGACGCGCTCGTGATCCGCAAGCAGAACGGCGAATAA
- a CDS encoding DUF3857 domain-containing protein translates to MKKPIMFGLVTMMVGYLCLTVVAQAPASDLLAAAQAAAQRYPNAKAVYLTNDETIVISPNGTVSDTIHRTVLVQAWDREAAERYGCQPSWTPSVQCVPPLQAVEFGYARVISPDGKVTNLGEDDLIGINFFDLSALNPNASGSSSESKAVAAARPIVIYFLDLPEPQAGEVIDWQLTVTGKYPRLPGAFAKVMYLLVDENPVVQSQYKVEAPRGMLLRWAVARTDLRPEIQTGSDTITYTFRAHDIVPDGQLGTSTVFAVSPVIYVSTIKSWDAVAAAYAKAFADAVQPTPLVARTAAGVTAHDSSDEAKIEHLCRFVQDRIAYFPAPHLNPFSALSTLISNQGDCKDQAALLIALLKAVGIAAYPVLLNADTGGDVDFCLPPTPGQFNHVIVAVPRSGGGWWFLDPSRGTGLQHLPAQDAGKHAMLIIGEPKHLWVEVVTPVSTS, encoded by the coding sequence GTGAAAAAGCCGATCATGTTCGGTCTGGTCACCATGATGGTAGGATATCTTTGTCTCACGGTTGTAGCCCAGGCGCCGGCCTCTGACCTTCTGGCCGCAGCGCAAGCGGCGGCACAACGGTATCCCAACGCTAAGGCGGTGTACCTAACAAATGATGAAACGATCGTGATCTCCCCGAACGGGACCGTTAGCGATACGATCCACCGCACCGTTTTGGTACAAGCGTGGGACAGAGAGGCCGCGGAGCGTTACGGCTGCCAACCTTCCTGGACGCCCAGTGTTCAGTGCGTCCCTCCGTTACAAGCGGTCGAGTTCGGCTACGCCCGCGTTATTTCCCCCGATGGTAAAGTGACGAACCTAGGGGAGGACGATCTGATCGGGATCAACTTTTTTGACTTATCCGCGCTGAACCCCAATGCATCTGGATCGTCATCGGAGTCAAAGGCGGTAGCGGCGGCACGGCCGATCGTGATCTATTTCCTCGATCTGCCTGAGCCGCAAGCCGGAGAGGTGATCGACTGGCAGTTGACGGTGACCGGTAAGTACCCACGCTTGCCAGGTGCATTTGCCAAGGTGATGTACCTGTTGGTGGACGAGAACCCAGTCGTGCAATCGCAATACAAAGTAGAGGCCCCGCGTGGAATGCTGCTTCGATGGGCGGTGGCGCGGACGGATCTGCGGCCCGAAATTCAGACCGGGAGTGACACGATAACGTACACGTTCCGAGCGCATGATATCGTACCGGATGGCCAGTTGGGGACGTCCACGGTATTCGCGGTCTCACCTGTGATCTACGTATCCACCATCAAGAGTTGGGACGCCGTAGCCGCTGCTTATGCGAAGGCATTCGCCGATGCAGTCCAACCGACTCCATTGGTTGCCCGCACGGCAGCCGGGGTTACTGCGCACGATTCCTCGGATGAGGCGAAGATCGAGCACCTCTGCCGATTCGTGCAGGATCGTATTGCGTATTTCCCGGCTCCCCACCTCAATCCATTTTCAGCGCTGAGTACCCTCATCTCCAACCAAGGGGATTGCAAGGATCAAGCCGCGTTGTTGATCGCCCTTCTCAAGGCGGTAGGGATCGCCGCTTACCCCGTACTTTTGAACGCGGATACCGGCGGGGACGTCGATTTCTGCCTACCCCCCACTCCGGGTCAGTTCAACCATGTGATTGTGGCGGTGCCGAGGTCGGGGGGCGGATGGTGGTTCCTGGATCCGAGCAGAGGTACTGGGCTTCAGCATCTGCCGGCGCAAGATGCGGGCAAACATGCGATGCTCATCATCGGTGAACCAAAGCACCTGTGGGTAGAAGTCGTTACCCCGGTGAGCACCTCGTAG
- a CDS encoding DUF3857 domain-containing protein, with protein sequence MHKSLGITLFLTAVLGLSLLSLAQAPAESILKNAPTTDDYPGMEGVCMLDEGIVTSVPHGTSTYVVHQRLCLLTHEGIKDYGEVQIPYDSETEKIHLDYARTITPDGREVIPNESAIHEVTLPAAQDAPMYSSIKLYTISMPALEPGAIIDYQVTIKDTQTYSEEEESDFSGMWCFAWGLPVQTSCYVVHVPKELPIRWQVKGVDLAPTVQTDSDTVTYTFLRNDVPAIGYEPYMPDLDALSPLAVVTSFADWNEVAAWYNDLAADRVQTDSDIVAKVNELTAGVQTPSDKISAIYDFVARKVRYVAIEFGLGGYQPHPAPKTFANRYGDCKDQATLLITMLRTAGFEAYPVLLRVGSGVDVDFDLPPAVQMFNHVIVAVRQGDGWLFLDPTYDLATSSYLPQNDQAHHGLLVLGHEDQPGLIVTTDPFVPEKTYVKSETHATISPDGDLEATAKIETGGDDDLWYRSILIDRRPDERKDLFGQILSAVIPRAQLTEFDYSDLDDTHTAVTITEGFKKDRFVQKAGGMFLFPAPYPAQIPFPSLYSDEVGQDSRTYPLMISPERIETRTWITIPAGMTVQLPEDTEVTNEIASFSAHYSVTDGKILAIRVLQVNTNEVSPEKYSLYKQVIDAMLEDANAMIVARPAG encoded by the coding sequence ATGCACAAGAGTCTCGGAATCACCCTATTCCTCACCGCCGTCCTCGGCCTCTCCCTTCTCTCACTTGCGCAGGCCCCGGCGGAATCGATCCTGAAGAATGCTCCCACCACGGATGACTATCCCGGGATGGAGGGCGTTTGCATGCTGGATGAAGGGATAGTCACCTCTGTTCCCCATGGGACGAGCACCTATGTCGTGCACCAACGTCTATGCCTGCTAACTCACGAAGGGATTAAGGACTACGGCGAGGTGCAGATACCATACGACAGCGAAACGGAGAAGATCCACCTCGATTATGCGCGTACGATCACTCCGGACGGCCGCGAGGTGATCCCCAACGAGTCAGCGATCCACGAGGTGACCCTGCCTGCGGCACAGGATGCGCCGATGTATTCGAGCATCAAGCTGTACACGATCTCCATGCCAGCGCTCGAGCCGGGAGCGATTATCGATTATCAGGTTACAATCAAAGACACGCAAACTTACTCCGAGGAGGAAGAGTCAGATTTCTCTGGGATGTGGTGTTTTGCATGGGGCCTCCCGGTGCAGACCTCGTGCTACGTGGTTCATGTTCCGAAAGAGCTTCCAATTCGCTGGCAGGTGAAGGGGGTCGACCTTGCACCTACGGTGCAGACGGATTCGGATACTGTCACCTACACGTTCCTGCGGAACGACGTCCCGGCGATTGGGTATGAGCCATACATGCCTGATCTCGATGCCCTGTCCCCCCTTGCCGTTGTCACCAGCTTCGCTGATTGGAATGAAGTGGCGGCCTGGTACAACGACCTCGCCGCCGATCGGGTGCAGACTGACTCCGACATCGTGGCCAAGGTGAATGAGCTGACCGCGGGAGTTCAGACCCCGTCTGACAAGATCAGCGCGATCTACGACTTCGTCGCCCGCAAGGTGCGCTACGTGGCGATCGAGTTCGGGCTCGGTGGGTACCAACCCCATCCGGCACCGAAGACGTTTGCCAACCGGTACGGTGACTGCAAGGACCAAGCGACCCTTCTCATCACGATGCTGCGAACGGCCGGGTTCGAGGCTTATCCCGTTCTCCTGCGGGTGGGATCCGGCGTCGACGTGGACTTTGATCTTCCTCCCGCGGTGCAGATGTTCAATCACGTCATTGTCGCGGTGCGTCAGGGGGATGGTTGGCTCTTCCTCGACCCGACTTACGATCTCGCCACATCCTCCTATCTCCCTCAGAACGACCAGGCCCATCACGGCCTTCTCGTGCTGGGGCACGAGGACCAGCCGGGGTTGATCGTGACGACGGATCCGTTCGTTCCGGAGAAGACCTACGTCAAGAGCGAGACCCATGCCACCATCTCTCCGGACGGCGATCTCGAGGCGACGGCGAAGATCGAAACCGGAGGGGATGATGACCTGTGGTATCGCAGCATCCTCATCGACCGCCGCCCGGACGAGCGGAAGGACCTGTTCGGGCAGATCCTGAGCGCGGTCATCCCGCGGGCGCAGCTAACCGAGTTTGACTATTCCGATCTCGACGATACCCATACTGCGGTGACGATTACCGAGGGCTTCAAGAAGGATCGCTTCGTGCAGAAGGCGGGAGGGATGTTCCTCTTCCCGGCTCCCTACCCGGCCCAGATCCCGTTCCCATCCCTCTACTCCGATGAGGTGGGCCAGGACAGCCGTACTTACCCGCTTATGATCTCTCCGGAACGGATTGAAACGCGAACTTGGATCACGATTCCCGCTGGAATGACCGTTCAGCTCCCCGAAGACACCGAGGTGACGAACGAAATCGCGAGCTTCAGTGCCCACTACTCGGTCACCGACGGCAAGATCCTCGCCATCCGGGTCCTTCAAGTGAACACGAACGAAGTGAGCCCGGAGAAGTACTCTCTCTACAAGCAGGTGATCGATGCGATGCTCGAGGACGCGAACGCGATGATCGTGGCCCGACCGGCCGGCTGA